The following DNA comes from Alnus glutinosa chromosome 6, dhAlnGlut1.1, whole genome shotgun sequence.
ggactgttgtgagaaatgagtgtagggatcatttctcaatattttttacacactttgcacCCCTTTGTACACGTAGTCTTAcatgatattttgttttaatttttttttaaaacaaagtgTATACAAAAAATTCTTGTCAAGTATAATTTTATGTacaaaatgaatgaaaatttttttgcataaaaaaatagattaatttgaaaaaaaattattaaaattgcatgtacaaaaataaaataaaattatatagcaATCATTTCTGATTCATTTGTCTGTGATGAATTATGAATTGAGGTAAAAGAAAGGGGCCATAACTCATAAGGCCATTATGATGTGGGGGCTAACGGCAATTCAAGATTCCATGGGTCATCTTTTCTGCAAGGTGCTTTATGGGTAGTACTATTGTTTGTTTGCGCGCGCGATAAAAGTTGATTTAAGATAAGGATGCCGTCGATCCTTTCCTGAGCAACCAGTTATAATCAGGACTGGTTGTTCATTTTATTCCAGAAGTATGCCTTATTAATATCTTACAagtacttctttttttttattttttttattttttatatatatcttttatacatattttttaaattaattattaaatttatagaaCCCACATGTAAATTCTTGTGGGTCTTATcgatccaataattaatttaaaaaaataaatgtataaaaaatatacaagagatgtaaaaatatcatttctcgtAGGATTATAGCTTTAAGATAATTAAGCACGTAGAGCTGGACAATGAttttttcttgtatatatagagaagtaTTGAGAATTGATCCATTCGACTAGAGTAACCTTATTAACAGGGCATGCTAAAAGGTGGAAAGAAGAGGGTGAAGTGTTACAGGAGACGGAGATTGACCATTCATAGCATTTAatgcataaaaattgattttatagTTGAAAAACCATGTCACATAGGCTAGTGATGTATATTGCATAGCATTACTCTAGAGTGCGGTAAGGCCTTCAGTTATTTAGTCGGCCAAACATCTATTAGTTCATCATGTTACCTCAAGAGTTTATCTTGTTATTGTTAGTTTAGGAGTCTTATCAAGAGTTGGACTAGGAATTATAAGGATAAGATATGCCATTATTTAGAAATGTAGTTTCATATCAACTCGATCTTATGGTAAGCTTATTATTAAGACGAGGTATGATCTTATGGTAAGCTTATTATTAAGACGAggtatgatacgtttacaatttttatttaatttttgtacaactttaacaaatttctttttaatatcaATCATTAGATATGTTGGAACCACATATAGAAAAATAGAtttaatggttagtttgaaaaaaaaaaatattagagttgtacaaatattgtatagaagttgtaaacgtatcatatctcattaTAAGACACCCTATATTTATTAgtaaattgttattattattattacttataGCTACATTAATAAATGAATCATTTAGTCAGTTATATTTCGTACAACTGAGTTGTAGGAGGCTTAGCATTCTTGGAAATATCCTACGTACCATAAAAGGTTCAGGATTTTCCTGCTCTGGTTAGTGTTTAGAGGTGCTCTTGTAACCAAAGACAAAATGTGCAGTTGGGGCTATGTAGGTGATACCCTGTGCCGGTTCTGTTTTGAGAGATCAATAAGAAACTATAAAACACATGTTCTTTCAGTGCAGTTTTAGTAGGAGGATTTGGTCTAATGTAATAGCTTCTTGCTTGATTTTTGATCTGGTTGTGGAGTGGGTAGATGTTGCAAGTTGGAGTATAGATGTCCTGAAGGGGAAGACTCTGCATGTTAGCCTCTATAAGCTTTGTTTTGTTGCAACGGTGTATCATATATGGAAACAAAGACATTATTTGTATCAATTATGAAAATGCTCTTAGGACAGAGAAAGTTATTGTGGCTCAAATTAAATGGGAGGTCCGATCGAGGATTATAGGCAAATGTGCAGTCAAGAAGGCTGCCCACAATGTAAATATAGGGAATAGTTGGAACCTTCATCCTTTGTTGTAATGCTttgattgttgtacacttgtacTTCTAGCTGTCTAGTTGATTTAGCTGTCAGTGTAATTAGGAATctttaattttggaaagaaaaaaattacaacgaTCGATTTAGATGttgatcagaatttaacaaaatttgtaaaaatatttatgcctgaatttttaatttatttttttatatatatattttaatttttttctttttgacaaaacacatgggtattttagagaattttgataggagttaacgaaaaattttaaaagcgggttgaaattgaaaaaaattaaaagatgaatatcttaaattgacattttttagagTTGcgggttgaaattaaaaaaataaaataaaaaataaatattttaaattgatactttttaaaatttgattactttattttaaaagtgacaaaagatagagattatatatatatatatttcaatctttttttttcagCCATATATTGGGTGGGATTGAATTCAATTTACGTAGGCTAATTTGGCCATTATTGCTAAGCCATTACGTTTGGTTATCTACTTTTTCCAATGACCGGTCTTACATCAATTGAGACTACCCATTAATTGAGGATGAATAAAAATGTGCGCACTTAGAATATTCGGTGACAAACATATGAGACCATAATACAAATTCTTCTGTCCTTCACTTTTAAGGGGTTGGTTCAAGCCGTAGGAGTCTTGATTTTGGTGGtattttcattatatttaaGTTCAAATTTGTTTTGAATGCAAGCAATTCTTTTCAATCACGCCTGTTAGTAAAGTTAGAGTCTTGAAAAATTTTGCACAGGTTCAAAGTTTGTCAGAGAGGAATAAGAACACGAAATAACCTTCCTTCCAGGTGTTccggtcaaaaaaaaaaaaaaaatcttctatgGTTTGGATaatttcattttgaaatttaagccaCAACCTCCAGCTAGGACGTTAGGTAATTAGGAATCTTTAATTTGTCACGTGCGCGCTCTTTTTCCTAGAAGGAAATGCAAGTTGCGGCACAGATAACAACACCTCTAACAAAAATGTGTAATAGTTCCACGTGAATCAACAAtcagtcaaaaaaaaaaaaagaaaaagaaaaagaaaaaaaagaatcaacaaTCAGTCAAACAAATCCCCTTATGTAGATCGAGCTTCCGCCAGATATTTTTTGTAGTAAAATCAAATGTTCATTGTCTTACGCAACTTAACAATAAGTCGACCAAATTAATATGATCAAAGAAACTGAAGAAAGCGTTCGTGGATGATACGAATACCCACATGTACATGTTCTTGATAAATTTACGACGATGgagataattaattataatcataatTACAACTACACGACGAAAAGTCATATTTGATGTCTTGGCTACAAACCTTTAGATTTTCGAATATACAGTACTAGGCCTATCTGCTTGGCCAATATCTTAATTAACGCAGATGGAGCATGCATGATCTATGGctccattatttattttaaccaCTCCACATGAATGAAAGGTACAAGTGAATGCATCCCAgccaaagtaaaaataaataacaacaacaataataataataatcataagcAAAAGCAAATGAAAAGGACAGACAGATCATCGATCAGAGATGAGAGCTTTAGCTTTAGACTTTAGTAGTGTTGGTCATGATGGCCTGGAGGATAAGTGGGAGACCCGGGCACAGCAGGTTCACGCGGAGAGCCTCCTCCAGCAATCCCATGCAAACCCATAGCGCTAGAACCCACAGCTTCATGAACTTGAATATCATCCTCTACCGACAGTGTTACAGTTTGCTCCCCATAGGGACCGGTTGCGATCGATTCATGGACTTCTTCGTGTTCTTCAACACAATCGGGTTCAAGAATCGTCACTggcctcttcttcctcttcgcTAAGCAGAAGAGACCAACTAAGAGGAACGCAAGGACGAAAACACCGCCTGCCGAGACGCAGGCCGCGATGATAGTTGTTCGGTGGCCTCCGGAAGGTGGCGAGGCAATTTGTGATGATGGTGGGAGAGATTTATAAGTAGGGGGAGGCCCAAAACCTGGCGGGGTATAATCACCGGGAAGGGTTGGTGGGGGTGGCGGGTAATGTCCTCGTGGCGGTGTTGCTGTAGTTGGAGGTAGCTTATGCGGCGGTGGTGAGTGTGGGGGATAAGCCGGACTGGTGGTGGGGCTCGGTGGAGATATAATATGAGGCGGCGGTGCCACATGGGCAGTTGTAGGTGGAGTTTTTTGGGGTGCTGGAGCTGGAGTATGTGGTTTTGGTGGTGACTAGCTATGTGGTGGTGGAGATGCAGGTTTAGGTGGCGGTGCCTTATATGGTGGTGGAGCTGGACCATCATTTGGTGTTGGCGGCGGTGCATTAGGGTGTGGTCGCGGTGGTGAAACCGGAGTGATAGTAGGGGTTGGAGGAGATATGGGATGGGGTGGCGGTGCTTCAGTCGGAGTGGGAGGTTGGATGACCGGTGTAGTTGGTGAAGGTGGGCACGGTGGCTGGTGGTGGTCTGGTGGTGGAGGTGGCTTTGGATGGCCATGGTGGTGATGCGGTGGAGGTGGTGGCTTGGGATGGCCATGGTGATGATGAGGCGGTGGAGGCGTAGATGGTGGAGTTGGATGGGCATGGTGGTTTGCATGTGGTGGGGGAGACGTGATAGGGTTACATGGGACAGGTGATGGCGGAGGCGGTGGAGGCGTGATAGGGTTACATGGGACaggtgatggtggtggtggagagTAGTATGGGTAACTCATCTTCGTGAAGAAATTTTGAAGACACTTATCTATTCTATACAAATAGATTGATAAAATGCCCGCATGCCATTCCTCTATTTGTACTAGTCGGAGTATCAAATCAAAGTCTTCAGTTCCTCAAGTCAATATGTCAGCCCTACAACGTACatgttaattttttacacaCATACAGTTTGGGCTTGCTCTAATCTTAAGATAACGTCGAGTGGTCTTtgcattaaaaattaaatgactttgGGAATAACTTCAATTCGGTCCAGATAAAAGGTGGGGTTTTTTTGCCTGCCAATGATAATTTGACATTTGACATGTGAGCttgaaataaaaaagcaaataaatgCAATACTCCAGATTAAAGACCCAAGATGAACGCTGACTCCTCATCTGATACGAACCGAATTGAAGATCCAAGATGAACGGTGCCGCCGCCCGATTGCCGCCGCCCACGCCGGGACTTCTAAGAAAGACCGATCATCGGAGAGAAAGAGCCACCGTGAGAGAGAGGATGcaaatcgagagagagagactgaaaCTGAGAGACCGAAAatgcagaagaagaagatggtttcGGCCAAGAGGATGgtttttgaggtaaatccagCCCTTTCTCATGATTTTCGTAACACAAAATGAGTATAGAACTGGATTATGGTGTGGGTTGCTATTGCTATGGCTTTAGGGGCGGACGGACGGGATTTGGGGGGATTAGGGGCGGACGGCTTTGGCAGTGTGGTCCAGTCCGGTGGACGTGCAGTGATTTTGGGTGGATTAGGGGCGGACGGGATTTAGGGTGGATTAGGGGCGGACAAGATTTGGGGCTAATTAGGGACGGACGGATGGGATTTGGGGAGGATTAGGGGTGCCCACGCCGGGACTTCGGCGGAGTGCTCTAGTCCGAGCGGACGTGCGGTGATTTTGGAAGGATTGGGGGCGGACGGGTTTTGGCAAACTGGGCGGtggcttttctttcttttgtttagaaCGTAGGCTACTTCAAATCAGAATGGGAGAGAGGGATTGGGTGCTTCAccaatttttcagttttttgtcTTTAGCTGATGTGTCAAGTGACTATTGATGGGCAGAAACCTACTGCTTTTTGCCAAGACCGTATAGAAGGGGCACTCAATGACTTTAtatccctccccccccccccccccccaaaaaaaaacatggCTTTTTGAAGGCCGGGCACATTGagagtatatatatagctagccACAGTCCACATGATGGAAATGAGTAAAAAGTTTCTACATTGCAAGCTCATCGAGAGTCAAAATATTCTTTGTTTATCAATCTTATGTCATTGTTTCTCAAAAATAATACCAAATTGGATCAATCTTATGTCATTGTTTCTCAAAAATAATACCAAATTGGATATATTATCAGATTTCTTCAGCAtgtttttgtaaaagaaaacgaaaaatcaTTTAACAGCTCGTTCTTTCACGCACCTTCGCCCACTCGATTGAGTTTTATAACCTAATCTTCCATATTAAATAACTTTATTTAACTTTTTGTcaattatatgtgtcataattttctcttattcaatttttaattgaacGAGTGTGGTTTTAATCAAACCAAACGATACCATACAGATCACTAGTTGCCGAACAGCAAACTAcgtacaaattaaattaaaagaaaacagatCGACTAGATTTTATAGTACgttactacaaaaaaaaaatttgcaatttgtCACTTGCAGGTCGCCACGTGTATGGAGgctatacacgtggcaaacagtTGAACACGTGTGAGAGGCGTGGTAGATCCGGTTGTTGCGAATTGTACAATTTACCGTGTGTACagtaattacacgtggccactgtGCTACGTGTACAACAATACACGtggcaatttcttttttaatttaattttttttctaatttagttttcaatttatttttttttaatttttttggttaattacttttttaatttaattactttttttttgtttaaatttcttatttccgcccaaaaatatttcaaaatctattttacccaaaattatcacaaaatcaaattacacaaatcaataattatgAACATGTTTGTTAACTACACAAATCAACATAATAATATCTACACATTTGACTACCAAATCAACACAATAATATCTACACATTtgagtaccaaaaaataaacgtattcattactaacaaaaaataattataaaaaataattacacaaaatatctataCATTTGAAGGGCGTCCTTGCGGATCAGGAGGTACCGTCACAGGCGAGTACTCGACAACCGGCAATTACTGGGCAAgggatggtgtagcgggcgatgGTGTGGCGACAGGGGAGTGCTGGTTCAGCTgtcgtccaataggcgacaacggaccaatcgttgtcgcattacctgcaagcaataaaaacaattaaattatataatattatatgcaaatttaaacaagtaatgaaaacaaattaaaattaattttgtcgtatacacaatatgaatcatacctgcagatgcactactaacagacgacgtactacctatgTTTGCAGGTGAAGAATGCTGAGCATGTGATACTCCCATAGAGGCCATGAAGGCCTCGAATTATCGCATGCACTGCTCCAAGacgtcattcctctctcgctCAGCACTTAACATTGTCTGCATTTTTGCCATCTGCCGGGcatgttcggcccaatcccgagatgtgcCCTCAGATGGTTCCCCTTATGAGCGAGCCCTGTACGAGAAACACATCccacgaacaggagtaacgttcggcccaacttGCCGAACCCTCCTcgcgtactcaggcctcccaaccgccttttcgtacgcgtcgttcggTGGCCAACGCACCGTGTCACTTGAGACGCTCTGTGTGGCAGCAGGATCACTGGATAAGccctgcgtcatcctctcctgtacgtcgtcaacataaaatacacatgtattaaataatgccatatcacacgcataacttagaaatatcagtaaaataaatcagtaacatacgcataggacccttGTACGTTCATTcaggtaagtgccgtccttccttgtgtgctTCTTCAGGAACGATTTGGCGCGAATGGgtggcgtgccagatgtacatgcctgTCGCTATCCAGTTGAAATATTTTACATtcagtaatattatatattgtgttaaaaaaaaaaacaattaggcacaaatatgaaaaacatgaAATTGTATATCTGTTCATACCTCATCAtaattaaatctggcataacttttggagcCCAGACAATGAgggaggtcattctgctcccgcaacCACTTCATCCGTTCACAagtcgcctacgcattgaacatttcataaaaatgtaatcattgacacacttaaaatagtaataaaattaaatgaactgttattaaaaatgaGCTCCAATTTTGTAATACAATCAAAGATCTACATACCCTTTTGttgctcagtgcaccaatcgctcagAAGGTACTCCACATCTGTTGtgtcatacttctcaaaaactttctcCGGCACTCTCGCACGTATAATCTCAGGCGTGTCACCATCACGAATAGCTAGCTTGGTTCTAAACTTTGACTTCCACGatcggtgcttacggccaatatcagcTCACGCTTCGTGCTGTGCCCTGCGCTCGTCTACGGATACAGGTAGAtaaaactcctcctgcacattcaataagtgttaattttaaaagttcaacaaaaacttaatcttaagtttaatttaaataaataaataaattagattcataaacataccatcagcgcgtcccacatagccttcttaatgtgcttatctaccttcgctcattcgtcccgcatatgtatgtggGACCCGCTCCTGATAAGCATGCCCGTAACATgcctaaaacgattgcaggctcgtcctacggGTTGTGTTGTAgtattgtactgcaacacaattttcttccccctcgggagcacccaattctTTTCggggtccctaatcacctcataatggATGCttccgtctgggttgtaccctaatcaaaaaaatataaaacatttcattgttttttaactaaaaaatatattatattaataaatgatataattcaatttataattttctaaactacaatattaattattggtaacataatatgagtttcaatgatgtataaatatgtacttacccatcaaccgaatctgatCAGTCTGTATGCGCTGGGTCGCTTGCatgctcctcgccaaccccttccTTCGAgggaggctgctgatcatcatctgaggGCATATCGtgggggctatcgggggccaactgatcgggacccaacatcgcaacgtctccctcatggggcatctggctctctcCCATATGTGGCCCCTGACTCTCACCAGAAAGCGGCACATGGCTCTCCCCATAAAGCGGCACCTGACGCTCCCCATAAACCGGCACCTGACTCTCCCCATAAAcaggcacctggctctccccaggtgcTGGGCCTTGTCTCTCTGCCGGTGTCGGCATCCTTCTCAACCCCGTAGctggcatctgcatctcccctgGCTGTGACAGCCAGAACCTGtcatcctgtgtctcactatTAGGTTCGCATGGCGTAGGTCCAGTATAGGTGTATGGAAAGTACGACATATTAGCCCAATGTGGGCTGCTCGCATCATgaccctctcgcacccaccatcgagtcaCGTGACCCGGTGAGGTGACCCCTATCTGCGAGAACGTCGGCGGCACCGAATATGGAGAGCAAGAATATCCACCTGTGTTgctctgcccgtgatctgatgTGGTCACACCTACCGTACCTGGCAGCAGTGGTCAATAAGCGGCatttgggtggtgtggccacgccgcagtatatagTGGCGCCGAAGTTGTGGGCGTGGTCGTGGGGGGCACAGGTAGCTGTGGTGCCCGATATGCacaaggagggggtctctgATTCATTGATAcatgcgaacaaatgtagaaaaattaattaaaatttgtattttatataccCTAACTAATGAACATGCAAATTACCACTTTAATATTTATGCAAATTATATAATGATCgtatttattatttactatacgttacaaatttaaaaaaaaaatattttgagtttaagcgaattgtaccaacaatgaatatagggtttttgttttgttttacggataagggtttatggtttttgttttgttttacggattagggtttaggattaggttttttttttttttttttttttttttttttttttttttttttttttttttttttttttttttttagggtttagggtttagggttatggttagggtttttgtttttttttaaaggattcAGTTTGTTTTCTCCGTTTAAAATTTGCTTGAAAAAATACtttaccaatttataaaaacgTTCAcggcatatttattatttttacaatttatatatatttgtaacaGAAATTATTGattatatttattgattttaattttggctGAAAATTGTTGGTTACGATCCTTTTATTATGAAGTTgaaaatgatggcgagtttgTTTTCTCCgtttaaaatttctttcaaaaattacTTTACCATTTTATGAAAACATTCAcggcatatttattatttttataatttgggTATATATTTGtaaggaaaaaattattgattttcctttttctggtttttttcttaataattgaCAAAAAATGATAATAGCAACATAAATTCACGTGGCAcagcaaaacataaaaaataccAGAACAATATATATCACCAAAAAGCAAAACTGTACGCATATTTCCCATGCATAATGACCAACCGcagcaaaacataaaaaataatagaacaaTATATATCACCAAAAACAAAACTGTACGCATATTTCCCATGCATAATGACAAACCGCAGCAAAACCTcaaaaaaatacacaacaatatatatacaaatccAACAAAATCAATAGCattgcataaaaaaaaacaaaaaatagttcattgttaattgctaaatccacatactggaaaagaaaagcaattaagaaaatatctaaacaaatacattaaaatgTACCAAATTTATTATAGCAAAAAAATCAAGgacaaataaaatgtaaaaattactcacaatcgTGAAATCTGTGGTGTAATAtatgatttttgtatttttcatacCTGCACTTtgggggaggaaaaaaaaaattaataactgaaaaaaaaaaaaaaaaaaaaaaaaaagaaggaaaaccaCACGTGTCGTTTTACTGAACGAGCAAGTTCagtagagagggagagagagagagagagagagtgagatattagagagagagctagagagagggCGTGTCACCGGAGGGATGGCCGGCCACACGGTGATCGGGGAGCTGGCCGGTGTCTACAGtagcggagagagagagagagagagagagagagagagagagatgcacgatcgaggaagctacccatttaacgatttaattttttttttcaaatatttaaaaataatatatatatatatatata
Coding sequences within:
- the LOC133870228 gene encoding leucine-rich repeat extensin-like protein 3, with the protein product MSYPYYSPPPPSPVPCNPITPPPPPPSPVPCNPITSPPPHANHHAHPTPPSTPPPPHHHHGHPKPPPPPHHHHGHPKPPPPPDHHQPPCPPSPTTPVIQPPTPTEAPPPHPISPPTPTITPVSPPRPHPNAPPPTPNDGPAPPPYKAPPPKPASPPPHS